In the Borrelia turicatae 91E135 genome, one interval contains:
- a CDS encoding tRNA dihydrouridine synthase, translating to MNFLSNMSRPIMILAPMEDVTDTVFRNLIHLIGNGKDGPDIYFTEFISVKGLLNKSKQSMQHILTKNDELNRPLIAQIWGNEPDEFFKAIEILSNLGFWGIDLNMGCPKKKIVKKGVCSALINNKSLAREIIMASKEACLKFGLSLSVKTRHGFFYSEVEDWLGFLLKLGIDMLTVHPRLAINQSEGSIDISVFDKLVNLRDQINPSALIIGNGDILSLEQAHQIVEKHSIDGVMFGRGIFRNLNLFRKGLPNFLSNNLNFRLNILKLHITDFHSTWSLTKDFNKLKKYFKIYFNEDERCSEYFHNIMNSSNYEELFKNLSRMDIIGDNLK from the coding sequence ATGAATTTTTTAAGCAATATGAGTCGTCCAATTATGATTTTGGCTCCAATGGAAGATGTTACAGATACTGTTTTTAGAAATTTGATTCATTTGATAGGCAATGGAAAGGATGGTCCTGATATTTATTTTACCGAATTTATTTCTGTAAAAGGGCTTTTAAATAAATCAAAGCAGTCAATGCAACATATTTTGACAAAAAATGATGAACTGAATAGACCTTTGATTGCTCAAATTTGGGGCAATGAGCCTGATGAATTTTTTAAAGCAATAGAAATCTTAAGTAATTTGGGATTTTGGGGCATTGATCTTAATATGGGCTGTCCTAAGAAGAAAATAGTTAAAAAGGGAGTTTGTTCTGCTTTGATTAATAATAAATCCTTGGCTCGTGAAATAATTATGGCAAGTAAAGAGGCGTGTTTAAAATTTGGATTGTCTCTTAGTGTTAAAACAAGACATGGTTTTTTCTATTCTGAGGTTGAAGATTGGTTGGGGTTTTTACTTAAGTTAGGTATTGATATGTTGACCGTGCATCCCAGGCTTGCTATTAATCAAAGTGAAGGGTCTATAGATATTTCTGTGTTTGATAAACTTGTTAATCTGAGGGATCAAATCAATCCTTCTGCATTAATTATTGGTAATGGAGATATTTTGAGTTTAGAGCAAGCTCATCAGATTGTAGAGAAACATTCTATTGATGGAGTAATGTTTGGTCGTGGAATTTTTAGAAATTTAAACTTATTTAGAAAAGGTTTGCCTAACTTTTTGAGTAATAATTTAAATTTTAGATTAAATATATTAAAATTGCATATAACAGATTTTCATTCTACTTGGAGTCTTACTAAGGATTTTAATAAACTTAAGAAGTACTTTAAAATTTATTTTAATGAAGATGAAAGATGTAGCGAGTATTTTCATAATATTATGAATTCAAGTAATTATGAGGAGCTTTTTAAAAATCTAAGTCGAATGGATATTATAGGAGATAATCTTAAGTAA
- the valS gene encoding valine--tRNA ligase: protein MSDELSKNYNPKVFEDRIYKKWLDNGVFIPNDGIEPKFSIVAPPPNVTGILHMGHALNFTLQDILVRYKRMQGANTLWLFGTDHAGIATQAVFEKQLGELGKSKDDFSREEFVEEIFKLKDKHREIIVNQIKRLGASYDHSRERFTLDAGLCQAVNKAFIDLYNKGFIYKGEYLVNLDPGSGSVVSDEEVEYREVIGKIYFIKYLLDDGNFIEVATTRPETMFGDMAVAVNPNDDRYKSLIGRDVTIPIANRKVKIIADSYVDMEFGSGALKITPAHDPNDFEIAKRHDLAKINILTKDAKLNESVPIEYQGLSVSVARDKIERDLRDRGFLIDVKNHKHQVGHCHRSGEIIEPYLSNQWFVRMKPLADAALQALINDEIRFYPKKWENTYKHWLLNIRDWCISRQLVWGHRIPAWYDVKTGEIIVSEFDPSLSEENKGRSFFRDPDVLDTWFSSWLWPFSSLGWPKVTLDFKNYYPTNTLVTAYDIIFFWVARMVMAGLEFTGQVPFKDIYITPLLRDKKGRKMSKSLGNGIDPLEIIDQYGSDALRFTLAFLSVQGQDLNIDTKDFMFGAKFLNKVFNASKFILSNLEGRLILDNFELDDIDKWLLTSLNSTVAVIDWAFKNYKYNEATKAVYEFFWNDFCDWYIEISKINLNSDDINLQNMTISKLIFFLKESLLIMHPFIPFITEEIYSKLTSLQDVLALEKYPEYVSQRDFKEEYYRFNLLKEFIVSIRTLRSEFSIVPNIKINVALRFGDTFKYERYFKEHEHIAKKLINFDCIFYNENYVGMIGVPNVNFESFADIKSLIDIDKELVKLGKQLEKYERLKHLVLAKLQNQDFLSNAPGEIIDLEKSKLEEFDSFIAKINNYIHNLKK from the coding sequence ATGAGTGATGAGCTTTCAAAAAATTATAATCCTAAGGTTTTTGAAGATAGAATTTATAAGAAATGGCTAGATAATGGGGTATTTATTCCTAATGATGGGATTGAGCCTAAATTTAGTATAGTAGCACCGCCGCCAAATGTTACAGGCATTCTTCATATGGGACATGCCCTTAATTTTACTTTGCAAGATATTCTTGTTCGTTACAAGAGAATGCAGGGAGCTAATACTCTTTGGCTTTTTGGGACAGATCATGCTGGAATTGCAACTCAAGCGGTTTTTGAAAAACAGCTTGGAGAGCTTGGAAAAAGTAAGGATGATTTTAGTCGTGAAGAATTTGTTGAAGAAATTTTTAAATTAAAGGATAAACATAGAGAAATAATTGTTAATCAAATAAAAAGGCTCGGGGCTTCCTATGATCATTCCAGAGAGAGATTTACTCTTGATGCTGGGCTTTGTCAGGCTGTTAATAAGGCTTTTATTGATTTATATAATAAGGGATTTATTTATAAGGGAGAATATCTTGTCAACCTTGATCCTGGGTCTGGAAGTGTTGTTAGTGATGAAGAAGTTGAGTACAGAGAGGTTATTGGGAAGATTTATTTTATTAAGTATTTATTAGATGATGGTAATTTTATTGAAGTTGCAACCACTCGACCTGAAACAATGTTTGGAGATATGGCTGTTGCTGTTAATCCTAACGATGATCGGTATAAATCTTTGATTGGTAGAGACGTTACAATTCCTATTGCAAATAGAAAGGTTAAAATAATAGCAGATAGTTATGTTGATATGGAATTTGGTAGTGGTGCTTTAAAGATAACACCTGCCCATGATCCTAATGACTTTGAAATTGCAAAAAGGCATGATCTTGCTAAGATAAATATTTTAACTAAGGATGCAAAACTTAATGAAAGTGTTCCAATTGAGTATCAAGGTTTAAGTGTTAGTGTTGCAAGAGACAAGATAGAAAGAGATTTAAGAGACAGAGGATTTTTAATAGATGTTAAGAATCATAAACATCAGGTTGGGCATTGTCATAGATCTGGAGAGATCATTGAGCCTTATTTATCAAATCAATGGTTCGTGAGAATGAAACCATTAGCTGATGCTGCTTTACAAGCTTTAATAAACGATGAGATTAGATTTTATCCTAAAAAATGGGAAAATACATATAAACATTGGTTATTAAATATTAGAGATTGGTGTATATCTAGACAGTTGGTTTGGGGACACAGAATTCCTGCCTGGTATGATGTTAAAACAGGAGAGATTATTGTTAGTGAATTTGATCCTTCTCTAAGTGAAGAGAATAAGGGCAGAAGTTTCTTTAGAGATCCAGATGTACTTGATACTTGGTTTTCTTCTTGGTTATGGCCATTTTCTTCTCTTGGCTGGCCAAAAGTTACTCTTGATTTTAAAAATTATTATCCTACAAATACTTTGGTTACCGCTTATGACATAATATTTTTCTGGGTAGCAAGAATGGTAATGGCAGGACTTGAGTTTACAGGACAAGTTCCTTTTAAAGATATATATATAACACCCCTTTTAAGAGATAAAAAGGGTAGAAAAATGTCAAAATCTTTAGGGAATGGCATAGATCCTCTTGAAATTATCGATCAGTATGGAAGTGATGCTTTACGTTTTACTCTTGCATTTTTATCTGTGCAAGGTCAGGATTTGAATATTGACACTAAAGATTTTATGTTTGGAGCTAAGTTTTTAAATAAAGTATTTAATGCGTCTAAATTTATTTTATCAAATTTAGAAGGTAGGCTAATATTAGACAATTTTGAGTTAGATGATATCGATAAATGGTTACTTACGAGTTTAAATTCAACTGTTGCCGTTATAGATTGGGCTTTTAAAAATTATAAGTATAATGAGGCTACTAAAGCAGTATATGAATTTTTTTGGAATGATTTTTGTGATTGGTACATTGAAATTAGTAAAATTAATTTAAATAGTGATGATATTAATCTTCAAAATATGACTATTTCTAAACTGATATTTTTCTTGAAAGAATCTTTACTCATTATGCATCCCTTTATACCTTTTATTACCGAAGAGATTTATTCTAAGCTTACGTCTTTGCAAGATGTATTAGCTTTAGAAAAGTATCCTGAGTATGTTAGTCAAAGAGATTTTAAGGAAGAGTATTATCGGTTTAATTTATTGAAAGAATTTATTGTGTCAATTAGAACTCTTAGGAGTGAATTTAGTATAGTTCCTAATATTAAGATTAATGTTGCTTTGCGATTTGGTGATACTTTTAAATACGAGAGATATTTTAAGGAGCATGAGCATATTGCAAAGAAACTGATTAACTTTGATTGTATCTTTTACAATGAAAATTATGTTGGTATGATAGGGGTTCCTAATGTTAATTTTGAGAGTTTTGCAGATATTAAGAGTCTAATAGATATTGATAAAGAGCTTGTAAAGCTTGGTAAACAACTAGAGAAATATGAGAGACTTAAGCATTTAGTTTTGGCAAAGCTTCAAAATCAAGACTTCTTGTCAAATGCTCCTGGGGAGATTATTGATCTTGAGAAGTCAAAATTAGAAGAATTTGATTCTTTCATTGCAAAAATTAACAATTATATTCATAATTTAAAAAAATAA
- the mnmD gene encoding tRNA (5-methylaminomethyl-2-thiouridine)(34)-methyltransferase MnmD has protein sequence MNKLIFKDKTIYSSKFEDIYYNPQYGLEESIYVFIKGCELDIDLAALQSATIAELGFGTGLNFIALLKYLKENNLKTKINYYSIEKFPLKKEQIKKVSQSFSKDISYFKTLLKKYPNTPTKNIKYKITNNINLKILVGEAREKLKELPKYIDYWFLDGFSPSKNPKMWNKEIFTIIAKKSKIGAKLSTFSAARIVKDGLKLANFNYSRIKGFNNKKHMIKAQKKQ, from the coding sequence ATGAATAAATTAATATTTAAAGATAAAACTATATATTCAAGTAAATTTGAAGATATTTATTATAATCCACAATACGGACTTGAAGAGAGTATTTATGTATTCATCAAAGGCTGTGAACTAGATATAGACTTAGCAGCACTACAAAGTGCAACAATTGCAGAATTAGGATTTGGAACTGGTCTTAATTTCATAGCACTTTTAAAATATTTAAAAGAAAATAACCTAAAAACAAAAATTAATTATTACTCAATTGAAAAATTTCCACTGAAAAAGGAACAAATCAAAAAAGTATCACAATCTTTTAGCAAAGATATAAGTTATTTTAAGACATTGCTTAAAAAATATCCTAACACCCCAACAAAGAACATAAAGTACAAAATAACAAACAATATTAATTTAAAAATCTTAGTTGGAGAAGCTAGGGAAAAGCTTAAAGAACTACCAAAATACATAGACTACTGGTTTTTAGATGGGTTTAGTCCAAGCAAAAATCCCAAAATGTGGAATAAGGAAATATTCACCATAATTGCAAAAAAGAGCAAAATTGGAGCAAAACTTTCAACATTTTCTGCAGCAAGAATTGTAAAAGATGGACTAAAACTCGCTAATTTTAATTACTCTAGAATAAAAGGATTTAACAATAAAAAACATATGATAAAAGCACAAAAGAAACAATAA
- the groES gene encoding co-chaperone GroES gives MKNIKPLADRVLIKIKEAESKTISGLYIPENAKEKTNIGTVIAIGSNKEDITVKVGDTVLYEKYAGAAVKIEDKEHLILKAKEIIAIIEE, from the coding sequence ATGAAAAATATTAAACCTTTAGCTGATAGAGTTTTAATAAAAATAAAAGAAGCCGAAAGTAAAACAATTTCAGGACTATATATACCAGAAAATGCAAAAGAAAAAACAAACATTGGAACAGTTATAGCTATTGGCTCTAACAAGGAAGACATTACTGTTAAAGTCGGAGATACAGTGCTTTATGAAAAGTATGCTGGAGCTGCTGTCAAGATTGAAGACAAGGAACACTTAATTCTAAAAGCAAAAGAGATAATAGCTATTATAGAAGAATAA
- a CDS encoding ABC-F family ATP-binding cassette domain-containing protein, which yields MITVSNLEVAFGERILFKDVNIKFSSGNCYGIIGANGAGKSTFLKVLGGTIEPSKGEVSIAKNQRMAVLEQNQFAYDDFRVIDTVIMGHKKLYAVQREKDEIYEKPDFSDEDGIRAGELEAEFAELGGYEAESNAAVLLKGLGIDESVHSSLMRDIEGALKVRVLLAQALFGEPDILLLDEPTNNLDIQSIKWLEEFLINFENTVIVVSHDRHFLNQVCTHIVDIDYGKVQVYFGNYDFWYETSQILNKQLKDAKKRSEEKIAELKTFIQRFSSNASKSRQATSRKKLIDKIKVEDLKPSSRKFPYVNFKSERELGKNVITIKNLTKEFEGQYILNKFSIVVEPGQKIVFLGSPISASFLFDVITNEDRDYKGHYEWGATVNFAYFKKDNEKYFSVDLSLVDWLRKYSKDQDETYIRGFLGRMLFSQDEALKKVNILSGGEKVRCMLSKIMLSGANVLLLDQPTNHLDLEAITSLNTGLRDFKGVVLFTSHDHQFIDTVANRIIEFTPNGIIDRFMTFSEYIDDPKVKELRDKFYEGHASLKL from the coding sequence TTGATAACAGTAAGTAATTTAGAAGTTGCATTTGGAGAGAGAATTTTATTTAAAGATGTTAATATTAAGTTTTCTTCTGGAAATTGTTATGGGATCATTGGAGCTAATGGTGCGGGTAAGAGTACGTTTTTGAAAGTTTTAGGTGGAACGATTGAACCTAGCAAAGGTGAAGTGTCAATTGCAAAAAATCAAAGAATGGCTGTGCTTGAGCAAAATCAGTTTGCTTATGATGATTTTAGGGTTATTGATACTGTGATCATGGGTCACAAGAAGCTTTATGCTGTTCAAAGAGAAAAAGATGAAATTTATGAAAAGCCTGACTTTAGCGATGAAGATGGAATTAGGGCTGGAGAACTTGAAGCTGAATTTGCCGAACTTGGAGGTTATGAGGCTGAGTCTAATGCTGCGGTACTTCTTAAAGGGCTAGGCATAGATGAGTCGGTTCATTCTAGTTTAATGAGAGATATTGAGGGGGCTTTGAAAGTAAGGGTACTCTTAGCGCAAGCTCTGTTTGGAGAGCCTGATATATTACTTCTTGATGAACCTACTAATAATCTTGATATTCAATCGATTAAGTGGCTAGAAGAATTTTTGATTAATTTTGAAAATACAGTTATTGTTGTGTCACATGATAGGCACTTTTTAAATCAAGTTTGTACTCATATTGTTGATATTGATTATGGAAAAGTTCAAGTTTATTTTGGTAACTATGATTTTTGGTATGAAACCAGTCAAATTCTTAATAAGCAACTAAAAGATGCTAAGAAAAGATCTGAAGAGAAAATAGCAGAACTTAAGACCTTTATTCAAAGGTTTTCAAGTAATGCATCAAAATCTAGACAAGCAACTTCAAGAAAGAAGTTAATTGATAAGATTAAAGTTGAAGATCTAAAACCATCTTCAAGGAAATTTCCTTATGTTAACTTTAAGAGTGAGAGAGAGCTTGGAAAAAATGTTATTACAATTAAAAATCTGACTAAGGAATTTGAAGGACAATATATTTTAAACAAGTTTAGCATTGTTGTAGAACCTGGGCAAAAGATTGTTTTTTTAGGCAGTCCAATCTCAGCAAGTTTTCTTTTTGATGTAATTACCAATGAAGATAGAGATTATAAGGGGCATTATGAATGGGGTGCTACTGTTAATTTTGCGTACTTTAAGAAGGATAATGAAAAATATTTTAGTGTGGATTTAAGTTTGGTGGATTGGCTAAGGAAGTATTCAAAGGATCAGGATGAAACTTATATTAGAGGATTTTTGGGACGAATGCTTTTTAGTCAAGATGAGGCTTTAAAAAAAGTTAATATCCTTTCAGGGGGTGAAAAGGTAAGGTGTATGCTTTCAAAGATAATGCTTAGTGGAGCTAATGTATTGTTATTAGATCAACCGACCAATCATTTAGATCTTGAAGCAATTACATCTTTAAATACCGGTCTTCGAGATTTTAAAGGAGTTGTATTATTTACGTCTCATGACCATCAATTTATTGATACCGTTGCTAATAGGATTATTGAATTTACGCCTAATGGTATAATTGATCGTTTTATGACTTTTTCAGAGTATATTGATGATCCTAAAGTTAAGGAGTTAAGGGATAAGTTTTATGAAGGACATGCCAGCTTGAAACTTTAG
- a CDS encoding PQQ-binding-like beta-propeller repeat protein → MVLKLNICIFIFLGACFSLAANVNLYFQKALTGQILGSPILDELRNTITVLTKDRWLITYTMSLDKKYSYRLDRVPYPFLLKDFGSGYYVITGRNEVQKIRRGKLIWRYSLDASPIKAPSMGNGYILIPQADKRVIALRLGDGQKIFEVNIEGKAVTSSVVLENGNFYIANENYRMFAFNPEGEKIWSASLMSFPNVLMISTNNEIIIGYQSGDVVVYDSDFGDMLNSINLNYPINFLFEKFNGEYVAVSDNGFFFNLSKNFELMFSKNLSLKLKEAVLYDNKNLFIVMKSNGVLALDEYFNPVDRYDGMKEISGLVANVGIIATGGLNWILTAYYYEYKDELDVIVWNHTLGNRYHQNRIDFIEKYLIDHEDIYLALDEMLNSPYNRRVYDTFLGTLDSLVIKYGSFPKKYLNLYKKAINNWLAPKNGIDRIAQRGRLYRYFIYVDDAASVKNFINMAIEEKDISNVIQLVKSIAKFEYYYGQDELVYNYIQYVILNYQGSLEIAYAVLLSLRKIILNSTEDNLKKYRNKYLTLLKFIKRQNFSDKINQCVNEIIVAL, encoded by the coding sequence ATGGTTTTGAAGTTAAATATTTGTATTTTTATATTTTTAGGTGCTTGTTTTTCCCTTGCAGCAAATGTTAACCTTTATTTCCAGAAAGCTTTAACAGGGCAGATTTTAGGAAGTCCTATTCTTGATGAGTTACGTAATACTATTACGGTGTTAACAAAGGATAGGTGGTTGATAACTTATACTATGTCTTTAGATAAAAAATATTCTTATAGGTTAGATCGAGTACCGTATCCCTTCCTCTTAAAGGATTTTGGTAGTGGATATTATGTTATTACAGGACGTAATGAAGTTCAAAAGATTAGAAGAGGAAAGCTTATATGGAGATATAGTTTAGATGCTTCTCCTATAAAAGCTCCTTCAATGGGGAACGGTTATATTTTAATTCCTCAGGCTGATAAGAGAGTTATTGCTTTAAGACTTGGTGATGGTCAGAAAATTTTTGAGGTGAATATAGAAGGAAAGGCAGTGACTTCTTCTGTTGTTCTTGAAAATGGTAATTTTTATATTGCAAATGAAAATTATAGAATGTTTGCTTTTAATCCTGAGGGAGAGAAAATATGGAGTGCTTCTCTTATGTCTTTTCCCAATGTATTAATGATAAGTACTAATAATGAGATAATTATTGGATATCAATCTGGAGATGTAGTTGTATATGATAGTGATTTTGGTGATATGTTAAATTCTATTAATTTGAACTATCCTATTAATTTTTTATTTGAAAAGTTTAATGGAGAATATGTTGCAGTGTCCGATAATGGGTTTTTTTTTAATTTAAGTAAAAACTTTGAACTTATGTTTTCTAAAAATTTGTCTTTAAAACTTAAGGAAGCTGTGCTTTATGATAACAAAAATCTTTTTATTGTTATGAAATCAAATGGTGTTTTAGCTCTTGATGAATATTTCAACCCGGTTGATAGATATGATGGTATGAAGGAAATATCAGGGCTTGTAGCTAATGTTGGAATAATTGCTACTGGTGGGCTTAATTGGATATTGACTGCTTACTATTATGAATATAAAGATGAGCTTGATGTTATTGTTTGGAATCATACATTAGGTAATAGGTATCATCAAAATAGGATAGATTTTATCGAAAAATATTTAATAGATCATGAAGATATTTATTTGGCTCTTGATGAAATGTTGAATTCTCCCTACAATAGGAGGGTTTATGATACTTTTTTAGGTACTCTAGATTCTCTGGTAATTAAATATGGTAGTTTTCCTAAAAAATATTTGAATTTATATAAAAAAGCTATTAATAATTGGCTTGCTCCAAAAAATGGAATTGATAGAATAGCTCAAAGAGGGCGACTTTATAGGTATTTCATATATGTTGATGATGCAGCTTCAGTTAAGAATTTTATTAATATGGCGATTGAAGAAAAGGATATTAGCAATGTAATTCAATTGGTTAAAAGTATTGCTAAGTTTGAATATTATTATGGGCAAGATGAACTTGTGTATAATTATATTCAGTATGTAATATTGAATTATCAGGGCAGTTTAGAGATAGCTTATGCAGTTCTTCTAAGCTTGCGCAAGATAATTTTGAATTCTACAGAGGATAATCTTAAAAAGTATAGAAATAAATATTTAACTCTTTTGAAATTTATAAAGCGACAAAATTTTTCTGACAAAATTAATCAGTGCGTTAATGAAATTATTGTAGCGCTTTGA
- a CDS encoding P83/100 family protein, with protein sequence MKRIRVLFIFLFIFLNVFTFHAREVDKKKLKDFVNMDLEFVNYRGPYDSTDTYQQIIGIGEFLARNLINNKSNYYNKYYVNRYIDSEDEKSSSDVFIIGERSSLDSILNLRKILIGYLMEGFSYSKESAELLAKAITIYNATYRGDLDYYSDSYIQPALKDLSKHNVGLSRVYSQWAGKTHIFIPLKRNILSGNIESDVDLDKIVTEKVVISLLSENEEVGTDFARDLTDVQDEIRDVDQEKIDIESVTLRSIDDELTETIDNLREQLEKATDDVEKTGIKKQIDDKIVERNILKDKTEGLNKSQKKLDSSQERLDRQRDIVKDKIQESIDKENKDKNLPKPGDIISPKVDEKLQLTETIEDLKEQFDKVTDDAEKEEIKRQIDDKIIEREAVKDKDLPKPGEVSSSKKDERLKSAEELKKQLEKATDDVEKTGIENQINDDKIVERNVLKDKTEGLNKSQKKLGKQRNIVKKDRNLPKSGEVSSSAKDKKLESAEDLKKQLKQATAGTPKSTSSVSNNRSNPLSNKSLNSKDQLGQQKVVDKLSLENENKNHKPVFLEVLNPNTNLGVLRLIDSDKDQLDKKTFQYGIRRYGIYEREDDFVAIKLCSGIAKLQLLNKSKNLKVESEADFELSRDSSLFVDSKMILVVVKDNNVWKLAKFSSRDLSEFILSEDEVLPFTSFTVNAGHVYLQDASKKIIILDLNTLKRVS encoded by the coding sequence ATGAAAAGAATACGGGTACTTTTTATTTTTTTATTCATCTTTTTAAATGTTTTTACTTTTCATGCTAGAGAAGTTGATAAGAAAAAGTTGAAAGATTTTGTTAATATGGATCTTGAATTTGTTAATTATCGGGGTCCTTATGATTCTACAGATACTTATCAGCAAATAATAGGTATTGGTGAGTTTTTAGCTAGGAATTTAATCAATAACAAATCTAATTATTACAATAAATATTATGTTAATAGGTATATTGACAGTGAGGATGAAAAGAGTAGTTCAGATGTTTTTATTATTGGTGAGAGATCTTCTCTTGATAGTATTTTAAATCTTAGAAAAATACTCATAGGGTATTTAATGGAAGGTTTTAGTTACAGTAAAGAGAGTGCAGAATTACTTGCTAAAGCTATTACAATATATAATGCTACTTACCGAGGTGATTTGGACTATTATAGTGATTCTTATATTCAGCCTGCCCTTAAAGATTTAAGTAAGCATAATGTAGGACTCTCAAGAGTTTATAGCCAATGGGCTGGGAAGACTCATATTTTTATTCCTCTTAAGAGAAATATTTTATCAGGCAACATTGAATCAGATGTTGATCTTGACAAAATAGTTACAGAGAAGGTGGTAATATCTCTTTTAAGTGAAAATGAAGAAGTTGGTACTGACTTTGCAAGAGATTTAACCGATGTGCAGGATGAAATTCGTGATGTTGATCAGGAGAAGATTGATATTGAGTCTGTTACTTTGAGAAGCATTGATGATGAATTAACCGAGACTATTGATAATTTAAGGGAGCAACTTGAGAAGGCTACTGATGATGTTGAAAAGACAGGTATTAAGAAGCAAATTGATGATAAAATAGTCGAGAGGAATATTTTAAAGGATAAGACAGAAGGGCTTAATAAGTCACAGAAAAAATTAGATAGTTCTCAGGAAAGATTGGATAGGCAAAGGGATATAGTGAAAGATAAAATACAAGAAAGTATTGATAAGGAGAACAAAGATAAGAATTTGCCAAAGCCTGGAGACATAATTTCGCCAAAAGTAGATGAAAAATTGCAATTAACTGAAACTATTGAAGATTTGAAAGAACAATTTGATAAGGTTACTGATGATGCTGAGAAGGAAGAAATTAAGAGGCAGATTGATGATAAGATAATTGAAAGAGAGGCGGTTAAAGATAAGGATTTGCCAAAACCCGGGGAAGTAAGTTCATCAAAAAAAGATGAAAGATTAAAGTCAGCTGAAGAGTTGAAAAAGCAACTTGAGAAGGCTACTGATGATGTTGAAAAGACAGGTATTGAGAATCAAATTAATGATGATAAGATAGTCGAGAGGAATGTTTTAAAGGATAAGACAGAAGGGCTTAATAAGTCACAGAAAAAATTAGGTAAACAAAGAAATATAGTTAAAAAAGATAGGAATTTGCCAAAATCCGGGGAAGTAAGCTCATCGGCAAAAGATAAAAAATTGGAGTCAGCTGAAGATTTGAAAAAACAACTTAAGCAAGCTACTGCTGGTACTCCTAAGAGTACTTCTAGTGTTTCAAATAATCGATCTAATCCCTTGTCCAATAAGTCTTTAAATTCTAAAGATCAGTTGGGTCAACAAAAAGTTGTGGATAAATTGTCTCTTGAAAATGAAAATAAAAATCATAAACCTGTGTTTTTAGAGGTTTTAAATCCCAATACGAATTTAGGAGTTCTTAGGTTAATTGACTCAGATAAAGACCAATTGGATAAGAAAACTTTTCAGTATGGTATTAGAAGGTATGGAATTTATGAGAGAGAAGATGATTTTGTAGCTATAAAACTTTGTTCAGGTATTGCAAAGCTTCAGTTGCTTAATAAGTCAAAAAATTTAAAAGTTGAATCTGAAGCAGACTTTGAGTTAAGTAGAGATTCTTCTCTTTTTGTTGATTCAAAAATGATTTTGGTAGTTGTTAAGGATAATAATGTTTGGAAATTAGCAAAATTTTCTTCAAGGGATTTGAGTGAGTTTATTTTATCAGAGGATGAAGTTTTGCCATTTACAAGTTTTACTGTTAATGCAGGGCATGTTTATTTGCAAGATGCATCTAAAAAGATTATTATTTTGGATCTAAATACTTTAAAAAGAGTATCTTGA
- a CDS encoding endonuclease III domain-containing protein produces MFYNYFMLDIDLIVDETLSRYPDVKPFLNFRNSYELLIMVILSARTTDNMVNKIAPELFKRYGDFESLANADLINVENLIYKLGFYSNKSKNIINCAQMVLESFKGIIPNNIFDLVSLPGVGRKTANVILGVVYDKPAIIVDTHFSRVVIRHGITFERTPLKIELDLKSKIPYDKQYKFSMAINKHGRDICTSRSKTCKNCFLEKFSPRLV; encoded by the coding sequence ATGTTTTATAATTATTTTATGCTTGATATTGATTTAATTGTAGATGAAACTCTATCCAGATATCCAGATGTTAAACCTTTTTTAAATTTCAGAAATAGTTATGAGCTTTTGATAATGGTAATTTTGAGTGCAAGGACAACTGATAATATGGTCAATAAGATTGCACCTGAGCTTTTTAAAAGATATGGGGATTTTGAGAGTTTGGCGAATGCTGATTTGATAAATGTTGAAAACTTAATTTATAAATTAGGATTTTATTCAAATAAATCTAAGAATATTATAAACTGTGCACAAATGGTTTTAGAAAGTTTTAAAGGTATTATTCCAAATAATATTTTTGATCTTGTGTCTTTGCCAGGAGTAGGTAGGAAAACCGCTAATGTTATTCTTGGAGTTGTTTATGATAAGCCGGCTATAATTGTAGATACTCATTTTAGTAGGGTTGTTATCAGACATGGAATTACATTTGAAAGAACACCTTTAAAAATTGAATTAGATTTAAAGAGTAAAATACCTTATGATAAGCAATATAAATTTTCTATGGCTATTAATAAGCATGGGAGAGATATTTGTACTTCACGTAGTAAGACTTGCAAGAATTGTTTTTTAGAGAAATTTTCACCAAGACTTGTTTGA